Proteins from one Cryptomeria japonica chromosome 4, Sugi_1.0, whole genome shotgun sequence genomic window:
- the LOC131057908 gene encoding LRR receptor-like serine/threonine-protein kinase EFR, with translation MKMKMLPLLLFLSALPAHMAKTSNNSDEQALIGFKAALSVDPYNSLSDWSPNHNFCNWTGVTCSSRRQRVVSLNLTGKGLLGHISPLLGNLSFLRTVDLSNNSFQGHIPYQIGRLFRLRRLLLSTNKLESSIPSSLAGCRSLQYLSFLYNNLSGPIPSELGLLPRLETIWLDYNNLTGTIPLSLGNLSSLTELRLRYNSLYGGIPGELGLLGKLRALDLEFNYLTGSIPTALSNCTLLESVGLADNLLTGHIPWEFGTLSELQGLHLFINQFTGEIPGSLSNCTLLQILDLAFNNLTGTVPLEFGRLLQLRWLNLWSNQLVSGSSGLLFVTVLSNCSILYHIDLSENYFTGILPSSVGLLPSGLSYFLLPFNEIEGSIPDEIGNLTEIAALDFGANHFSGTIPTSLSALPNLERLRLDNNNLHGVIPESFGQAKRLGLLSICCNMLSGKIPDTLGSLPQLRKIDLHGNHLSGEIPASIGRCQTLELVDFSYNKFTGKIPSEVAGLQNLQFYFNVSNNLLQGSLLEMSKMVMVLAIDVSVNHFSGVIPIALESCKALEYLNLSWNAFTGPIPTSLAELNNLQGLDLSGNNLNGTIPAAFKDMKMLQYLNLSSNRLIGEVPRGGIFTDMDVSAVMGNLGLCGTWINLPPCSHSKHKQPSVSKKVIIPVVIGIAILIMSLLLAAFSYRCRHSSTPALKVWPQKISYKELVDATGGFSEANLLGIGHFGSVYKGILSSGRHVAVKVLNFQDQNAHQSFLKECNVLKKARHRNVIKIISSCSNLDFKALVLPFMSNGSLERWLYPEGGAICNLNFSDRLRIALEIAQGLAYLHHHCFVQVIHCDLKPSNVLLWDDMTPKIADFGIAKLLFGNSMDSLTSTSALQGSIGYIAPEYGMGGNISTKGDVYSYGILLLEMLTRRRPTDDMFVRVNLTKWVAVNFPNKVLEVVDISSLGDTNELETSLLLSCLTQIFEVGLVCTRELPQHRPNMIEIVERLDKIRGMFLGIPRAFQLAIDMSSLLENKRNQGNTNFDSNGSYTSTS, from the exons ATGAAGATGAAGATGCTCCCTCTTCTACTCTTTTTGTCTGCACTGCCTGCTCATATGGCAAAGACTTCTAATAATTCTGATGAACAAGCTCTGATTGGTTTCAAGGCTGCTCTCTCTGTTGATCCATATAATTCTTTGTCCGATTGGTCTCCCAACCACAACTTTTGCAATTGGACTGGTGTTACATGCTCTTCTCGTCGACAGCGTGTGGTTTCCTTGAATCTCACAGGTAAGGGATTACTTGGACATATCTCTCCATTACTGGGAAACCTTTCCTTTCTTAGAACAGTTGATCTTTCTAATAACAGCTTCCAGGGCCATATTCCATATCAGATCGGAAGGCTTTTTCGCCTGAGAAGGCTTCTTCTATCTACCAATAAATTAGAATCCTCTATACCGTCTTCTCTTGCAGGCTGTCGATCGTTGCAATATCTAAGTTTCTTATATAACAATCTGAGCGGACCCATTCCCTCTGAGCTTGGCCTTCTTCCACGTTTAGAGACCATTTGGTTAGATTATAACAACCTGACAGGCACAATCCCATTATCCCTTGGTAACCTGTCCTCATTAACTGAGTTGAGATTGAGATACAATAGTCTCTATGGAGGTATTCCCGGGGAATTGGGATTGCTCGGTAAACTTAGAGCTCTTGATCTCGAGTTCAATTACTTGACAGGATCAATTCCCACTGCCCTTTCTAATTGCACTCTTCTAGAAAGTGTCGGACTAGCTGATAACCTCTTAACTGGCCACATTCCCTGGGAGTTTGGCACCCTATCAGAGTTGCAAGGATTGCATCTATTTATAAACCAATTCACTGGAGAAATTCCTGGTTCTCTCTCTAATTGTACGCTTCTTCAAATTCTTGATTTAGCGTTCAATAATCTGACCGGTACGGTACCCTTAGAATTTGGCAGATTGCTTCAGCTTCGATGGCTTAATTTGTGGAGTAATCAACTTGTGAGTGGAAGCAGTGGTTTGTTATTTGTAACAGTATTGAGCAATTGCTCCATCTTGTACCATATAGATTTGTCTGAAAACTATTTCACTGGCATTTTGCCCTCTTCAGTTGGCCTCCTTCCAAGTGGTCTCTCATATTTTCTTTTGCCCTTCAATGAAATCGAGGGAAGCATACCAGATGAGATTGGCAACCTGACAGAAATAGCAGCTCTAGATTTTGGTGCCAACCATTTCAGTGGCACCATCCCAACTTCATTGAGTGCACTTCCCAATCTTGAAAGATTGAGATTAGACAACAATAATTTACATGGAGTAATTCCAGAGAGTTTTGGTCAGGCAAAAAGGCTGGGGCTGTTGTCAATATGCTGTAACATGTTATCAGGGAAAATTCCAGACACTCTGGGTAGCCTTCCCCAACTAAGAAAGATTGATCTTCATGGCAATCATTTGTCAGGAGAAATACCTGCCAGTATAGGAAGATGCCAAACTCTGGAGCTGGTGGATTTTTCTTACAACAAATTTACAGGCAAGATACCTTCAGAAGTTGCTGGTCTGCAAAATCTCCAATTCTATTTCAATGTGTCCAACAATTTGCTACAAGGTTCTCTCCTAGAAATGAGTAAAATGGTAATGGTCCTGGCTATAGATGTATCTGTTAATCATTTTTCAGGTGTCATTCCAATCGCACTGGAAAGCTGCAAAGCATTGGAATATCTTAATCTGTCTTGGAATGCATTCACAGGCCCAATTCCGACATCACTAGCAGAACTGAACAATCTTCAAGGCTTGGATCTTTCCGGCAACAATTTGAATGGAACGATACCAGCGGCTTTCAAAGATATGAAAATGCTCCAGTATCTCAATCTCTCTTCAAACAGGTTGATTGGAGAggtcccaaggggaggaatattcaCAGACATGGATGTTTCAGCTGTTATGGGAAATCTTGGCCTTTGTGGAACATGGATAAACTTGCCTCCATGCTCTCATTCCAAACACAAACAGCCATCTGTCTCCAAAAAGGTAATAATTCCTGTTGTAATTGGCATTGCAATTTTGATCATGTCTCTTCTATTGGCAGCATTTTCGTATAGATGCAGACATTCCAGTACCCCTGCTCTGAAAGTATGGCCTCAAAAAATTTCATATAAAGAACTTGTAGATGCAACTGGTGGATTTAGTGAGGCAAACCTATTGGGAATTGGTCATTTCGGATCAGTTTATAAAGGGATTCTAAGCAGTGGAAGACATGTTGCTGTTAAAGTTCTGAATTTCCAAGATCAAAATGCGCACCAAAGTTTTCTCAAAGAATGCAATGTATTAAAAAAAGCAAGGCATCGCAATGTGATTAAAATTATTTCATCTTGTTCTAATCTTGATTTTAAAGCTTTGGTTCTTCCATTTATGTCAAATGGAAGTTTGGAGAGATGGCTGTACCCTGAAGGAGGAGCTATATGTAATTTAAATTTCAGTGACCGATTAAGAATAGCATTGGAGATAGCACAAGGTCTAGCATATTTGCATCATCACTGTTTTGTACAAGTGATCCATTGTGACCTAAAACCTAGTAATGTGCTGTTATGGGATGACATGACTCCAAAGATTGCAGATTTTGGCATTGCCAAACTACTCTTTGGGAATTCCATGGATTCATTGACTTCTACAAGTGCACTCCAGGGATCTATTGGTTACATTGCTCCAG AGTACGGAATGGGTGGTAATATTTCTACAAAAGGAGATGTGTACAGTTATGGCATTTTACTCTTGGAGATGTTAACTAGGAGGAGACCAACAGATGATATGTTTGTAAGAGTGAATCTTACAAAATGGGTAGCTGTGAATTTTCCAAATAAAGTTTTAGAGGTGGTGGATATTAGCTCTCTTGGAGATACTAATGAATTAGAAACATCATTACTATTATCATGCCTCACTCAAATTTTTGAAGTTGGTTTGGTCTGTACAAGGGAATTGCCTCAACATCGACCTAATATGATTGAAATAGTTGAGAGATTAGATAAGATTAGAGGTATGTTTCTTGGTATTCCTAGAGCTTTTCAATTGGCAATAGATATGTCCTCCTtgcttgaaaataaaagaaaccaaggaaataccaattttgatagcaatggaagttatacatcTACATCCTAA